In Natronococcus occultus SP4, the following proteins share a genomic window:
- a CDS encoding cupin domain-containing protein, translated as MEYEVVHTDDVPLTDLSEIDEVPSDLQMRAIDDFLPSEHVQLKLWYFEPGEEIEYHAHAEQEELYFALEGEFELTFGRDGETERREVAAGAFWLARPEVGHGHRNVGDEEGIVLAVGAPNVDDPGRDPGEFDGEDE; from the coding sequence ATGGAGTACGAGGTGGTACACACCGACGACGTCCCGCTGACCGACCTCTCGGAGATCGACGAGGTGCCCTCGGACCTACAGATGCGGGCGATCGACGACTTCCTCCCGAGCGAGCACGTCCAACTCAAGCTCTGGTACTTCGAGCCCGGCGAGGAGATCGAGTACCACGCCCACGCCGAGCAGGAGGAGCTGTACTTCGCCCTCGAGGGAGAGTTCGAGCTAACGTTCGGCCGCGACGGGGAGACTGAGCGCCGCGAGGTCGCGGCCGGCGCGTTCTGGCTCGCCAGACCCGAGGTCGGCCACGGCCACCGCAACGTCGGCGACGAGGAGGGGATCGTCCTCGCGGTCGGCGCGCCGAACGTCGACGATCCCGGACGGGATCCAGGCGAGTTCGACGGCGAGGACGAGTAA
- a CDS encoding glutathione S-transferase N-terminal domain-containing protein, with product MLELYRLEGCPYCETVADRLDELGVDYESVRVEALHSERDEVKRVSGQRGVPVLVDEAYGVTMAESERILEFLEANYA from the coding sequence ATGCTCGAACTCTACCGGCTCGAGGGCTGTCCGTACTGCGAGACCGTCGCCGACCGGCTCGACGAACTCGGCGTCGACTACGAGAGTGTCCGGGTCGAGGCGCTCCACTCCGAGCGCGACGAGGTAAAACGAGTCTCGGGCCAGCGCGGGGTTCCCGTCCTCGTCGACGAGGCCTACGGCGTGACGATGGCCGAGTCCGAACGCATCCTGGAGTTTCTCGAGGCCAACTACGCCTGA
- a CDS encoding tRNA (N(6)-L-threonylcarbamoyladenosine(37)-C(2))-methylthiotransferase, whose protein sequence is MARYHIETYGCTSNRGESREIERRLRDAGHHRVDGPDEADVAILNTCTVVEKTERNMLRRAEELADETADLYITGCMALAQGEEFAAADVDGRVLHWDEVPEAVTNGECPTTTPDAEPILDGVVGILPIARGCMSDCSYCITKRATGKIDSPPIEENVRKAEALLHAGAKEIRITGQDTGVYGWDEGERKLHRLLEEICELEGEFRVRVGMANPKGVHGIREELASVFAEYDELYDFLHAPVQSGSDDVLGDMRRQHQVEEYLEVVETFDDQLDYWTLSTDFIVGFPTETDRDHEQSMALLRETRPEKINVTRFSKRPGTDAAKMKGLGGTIKKERSKEMSAAKRELVGEAYESMVGEVREDVLVVEHGTADSVKCRDSAYRQLIVQNASDHGLEPGDFVDLEVTAHETMYAFGKPVSEA, encoded by the coding sequence ATGGCCCGGTATCACATCGAGACGTACGGCTGCACGTCGAATCGCGGCGAGAGCCGCGAGATCGAGCGACGGCTCCGCGACGCGGGCCACCACCGGGTCGACGGCCCCGACGAGGCCGACGTCGCTATTCTCAACACCTGCACCGTCGTCGAGAAGACCGAGCGCAACATGCTCCGACGGGCCGAGGAGCTGGCCGACGAGACGGCGGATCTCTACATCACGGGCTGTATGGCGCTGGCCCAGGGCGAGGAGTTCGCCGCGGCCGACGTCGACGGACGGGTGCTCCACTGGGACGAGGTCCCCGAGGCGGTCACCAACGGCGAGTGTCCGACGACGACCCCCGACGCCGAGCCGATTCTGGATGGCGTCGTCGGCATCCTCCCGATCGCGCGGGGCTGTATGTCCGACTGCTCGTACTGTATCACCAAGCGCGCGACGGGGAAGATCGACTCCCCACCGATCGAGGAGAACGTCCGCAAGGCCGAGGCCTTGCTCCACGCCGGCGCGAAGGAGATCCGCATCACGGGCCAGGACACCGGCGTCTACGGCTGGGACGAGGGCGAACGCAAGCTCCACCGGCTCCTCGAGGAGATCTGCGAGCTCGAGGGCGAGTTCCGGGTTCGCGTGGGGATGGCCAACCCGAAGGGCGTCCACGGCATCCGCGAGGAGCTCGCTTCGGTTTTCGCCGAGTACGACGAGCTGTACGACTTCCTGCACGCCCCCGTGCAGTCGGGTAGCGACGACGTGCTCGGCGATATGCGCCGCCAGCACCAGGTCGAGGAGTATCTCGAGGTCGTCGAGACCTTCGACGACCAGCTCGACTACTGGACGCTGTCGACGGACTTCATCGTCGGCTTCCCGACCGAAACCGACCGCGACCACGAGCAGTCGATGGCGCTGCTTCGCGAAACGCGACCCGAGAAGATCAACGTCACCCGCTTCTCGAAGCGGCCGGGCACCGACGCCGCCAAGATGAAGGGTCTGGGCGGGACGATCAAGAAGGAGCGCTCGAAGGAGATGAGCGCAGCCAAGCGGGAGCTCGTCGGCGAGGCCTACGAGTCAATGGTCGGCGAGGTCCGCGAGGACGTCCTCGTCGTCGAGCACGGAACCGCCGACTCGGTGAAGTGTCGCGACTCCGCCTACCGCCAGCTCATCGTGCAAAACGCCAGCGACCACGGCCTCGAGCCGGGCGACTTCGTCGACCTCGAGGTCACGGCCCACGAGACGATGTACGCCTTCGGCAAGCCGGTTTCGGAGGCGTAG
- a CDS encoding SDR family oxidoreductase — MLQRFTNERNAETEPKPLSEQVVVITGASSGIGLTTARMAADRGARVVLAARSEDALREAVEGIEDDDGDATFVVADVGDREDVREIARVAEETYGGVDTWINGAAVSIYGRLEEIPVERMREQFDTNVWGLLYGSLEALDVLEDGGTIINVGSIVSDRSIMLQGSYSASKQAVKAFTDALRMELEDEGRPINVTLVKPGAIDTPYPRNAENYMDEAATVPAPVYAPDTVARALLHAAEHPQREVTVGGGGKQFTMLGKYTPELMDTLMKAVFGPQQRKDEPPRPDAESGLGEPAGELEERGDYEGYVAESSLYTRLRQRGRSPSSAAFGLGLVGIAYAGYRSLRGGNQ, encoded by the coding sequence ATGCTTCAGCGATTCACCAACGAACGGAACGCCGAAACCGAGCCGAAACCGCTCTCGGAACAGGTCGTCGTGATCACCGGCGCGTCCTCGGGGATCGGGCTGACGACCGCGCGGATGGCCGCGGACCGCGGCGCGCGGGTCGTCCTGGCGGCCCGCAGCGAGGACGCCCTCCGGGAGGCCGTCGAGGGAATCGAGGACGATGATGGCGACGCCACCTTCGTCGTCGCCGACGTCGGCGACCGCGAGGATGTCCGCGAGATCGCCCGCGTCGCCGAGGAGACCTACGGCGGCGTCGACACCTGGATCAACGGCGCGGCGGTCTCGATCTACGGCCGCCTCGAGGAGATTCCCGTCGAGCGGATGCGCGAGCAGTTCGACACCAACGTCTGGGGGCTGCTATACGGCTCGCTCGAGGCCCTCGACGTCCTCGAGGACGGCGGGACGATCATCAACGTCGGCAGCATCGTCTCCGATCGGTCGATCATGCTCCAGGGCAGCTACTCGGCGTCGAAGCAGGCGGTCAAGGCCTTCACCGACGCCCTGCGGATGGAACTCGAGGACGAGGGGCGGCCGATCAACGTCACCCTCGTCAAGCCGGGCGCGATCGACACGCCGTACCCCCGGAACGCGGAGAACTACATGGACGAGGCGGCGACGGTGCCGGCGCCGGTGTACGCGCCCGACACGGTCGCGCGGGCGCTGCTCCACGCGGCGGAACACCCGCAGCGGGAGGTCACCGTCGGCGGCGGGGGCAAGCAGTTCACGATGCTCGGCAAGTACACACCGGAGCTGATGGATACGTTGATGAAGGCCGTCTTCGGCCCCCAGCAGCGAAAGGACGAGCCGCCGCGGCCGGACGCCGAGAGCGGACTCGGAGAGCCGGCCGGCGAACTCGAGGAACGCGGCGACTACGAGGGGTACGTCGCCGAGTCGAGTCTCTACACCAGGCTGCGACAGCGCGGACGGTCGCCGAGCAGCGCGGCGTTCGGTCTGGGCCTCGTCGGAATCGCGTACGCGGGGTACAGATCCCTTCGTGGCGGGAATCAGTAG